The Aythya fuligula isolate bAytFul2 chromosome 7, bAytFul2.pri, whole genome shotgun sequence genome has a window encoding:
- the LOC116491317 gene encoding interferon-induced protein with tetratricopeptide repeats 5-like yields the protein MSTISKNSLKKSLLQLECHFTWTLLKEDVDLDNLEKSIIDLIDIGFYENLTNYNLLSYVYHLKHLNKEALENLQKAEEFVQKCHPSEIDMKSLVTWGNYAWIYYHMHRYKEAQAYVSQVENSCKKLSGTAQLKIQLPEIYAEQGWALLKFGKKYYGRAKECFEKALSKEPNNPKFNAGYAIAVYRLEEHSNGKNEEANSCVEILKRAVELNQMDTVLMALLALKLQQLHQDDEGERYIEEAMKKTPNLPYFLRYAAIFYRKKGEVDKALEILREALTVTPKSTFLHHQMGVSNRAKLKQLERTGNPPQDQVEKLIQECIFNFKAVIDQKTKFCSAYTDLAVMYAKAKKYKEAEETYQKAFQIKTLSNDEKQVLCYRYGYFHQYCKRSESEAIRYYKEGLKIEEDSYGRHMCKTALKKLLGERIQKGLEDEADFGTLGLIYQLDGKNHEAIECYEKAIERNPDNEEYLSALCELRLSLSS from the exons atgag TACCATTTCCAAGAATTCCTTGAAGAAGTCCCTGCTGCAGCTAGAATGTCATTTTACATGGACTTTGCTGAAGGAGGATGTAGATCTTGATAACctagaaaaatcaataattgATCTGATTGACATTGGATTTTATGAAAATCTCACAAATTACAATCTACTCTCTTATGTATATCACCTAAAGCACTTGAACAAGGAAGCCCTGGAAAATCTCCAGAAAGCTGAAGAATTTGTTCAAAAATGTCATCCAAGTGAAATCGACATGAAAAGTCTTGTTACCTGGGGAAACTATGCTTGGATCTATTACCACATGCACAGATACAAAGAAGCTCAAGCTTATGTAAGCCAAGTggaaaacagctgcaaaaaacTTTCAGGTACTGCTCAGTTGAAGATTCAGCTTCCAGAAATCTATGCTGAGCAAGGGTGGGCACTATTAAAGTTTGGGAAGAAGTACTATGGCAGAGCAAAGGAGTGCTTTGAAAAGGCTCTGAGCAAAGAACCCAACAACCCAAAATTTAATGCTGGCTATGCAATAGCAGTGTATCGTTTGGAAGAAcacagtaatggaaaaaatgaagaagcaaaCTCATGTGTGGAGATCCTGAAGCGTGCAGTGGAACTGAATCAAATGGACACTGTTCTTATGGCACTACTTGCATTAAAACTTCAGCAGTTACATCAAGATGATGAAGGGGAGAGATACATTGaagaagcaatgaagaaaacCCCCAATCTTCCTTATTTCCTGCGATATGCTGCTatattttatagaaagaaaggggaagtgGACAAGGCACTGGAGATTTTGAGAGAAGCCTTAACAGTGACACCAAAATCTACGTTTTTGCATCACCAGATGGGAGTCAGCAACAGAGCAAAGCTGAAGCAGTTGGAAAGGACAGGAAATCCACCTCAAGATCAAGTGGAAAAACTCATTcaagaatgcatttttaattttaaagcagtgattgaccaaaaaacaaaattttgttctGCCTATACTGACTTAGCAGTCATGTatgcaaaagcaaagaagtataaagaagcagaagagacatatcagaaagcatttcagataAAGACTCTGAGTAACGATGAAAAACAAGTCCTATGCTACCGGTATGGATATTTTCATCAGTATTGTAAGAGATCAGAATCTGAAGCCATTAGATATTACAAAGAAGGGCTGAAAATTGAAGAAGATTCTTACGGAAGACATATGTGCAAAACTGCCCTCAAAAAATTGTTGGGAGAGAGAATTCAGAAAGGTTTAGAAGATGAAGCAGATTTTGGTACACTTGGACTCATATACCAGCTAGATGGTAAGAACCATGAAGCAATTGAGTGCTATGAGAAAGCCATTGAACGTAACCCTGACAATGAAGAATATCTGAGTGCATTATGTGAGCTACGACTTTCCCTCTCAAGCTGA